The nucleotide window CAGAGAATGTTGTGTCTTTAGTTTCACACAACTTAAGCTTCAGACATTTCATCACGTCAGCAGTGATGATTTTGTTTCGTATGCAAAGATTAGATGAGGACAGGAGATAATATGCCTCCTTTTGTTTGCTGACAGGATCTGGAGACCTGCGGCCAGAGTAAAATTTTACATAAACTGGAAACAGATTGTTATTGAAGAGCTAGACCCCCGCAGATAAGTTCAAAGAACAAACTTTATATGTCGCATGTTATATGTCTTTACTGCCCTAACGCACATAATACACTTAACACATCTGGATATGCTGATTGCAATacaaattaatcaaataaacacatttctgcaCACTTTTCAGTTTGAAAGAATACCAATATGGAGTTTGGGATAGTTGCATTCAGGCCCTGATTTAATTCACTGTACCCGGATATTGAAATATAATGATCCATTCCCAAAGGCCTTGTGAACGACCTTGTAGTTAACATGTAATTCGAACATAAAGATGAATCTACAATTTTTACATTGAAGAGTGCAACACAAAGCAGGGCGGAAAATGAACCGTTGGTGCGATGAGCTCCTGAAATTTTGCACAGTTATGCTAAATGGCATAACGGCCGGCCATCTTGTGCCAAAGAAAACACATGACTTTGCCATATTGTCCTGACAGCATCTCATTTCCTCCAAAGGTTTTCGACAAGCGGCTAAATTTGCACTGCTGGTGACCCGTAGGTCTTCAGAACGCAGGGGTGCGTGTCTGCGTACTCCCTGTGTGAAGAGTCAGATTACACAGCGGGTCCATGAAAGCAGCCTTTCACACCGCACTGCTTCCTTCAGAGTTTGTGTTTCCCAGATGTCGAGTGCACTCGTGAAGGGATTACAGCGGGACCAGTTGGCGAGCACACTCAAAGTCAGAGCACACAGCCGCCACATCGCTTTAATGTGGGCCGTTACTGCCTCTCACGTGACAGTAAAGACGCATTCTCTCCTCAATTTAATTGACTCTATTTCCACCATATCCATTACAATGGCATTGTGTGACATGCACGCGACTCAATTGTTTCTTCGAATAACTTCCAAAACATGAGCGTCACAAAAACAATCCCTGAAGTGACTAACTATAGCGTCAGAATAAATCAATGCGCTCTTCTTTGTGTACAAACAACACGGTCGTCTTGGGACGCGGCGATGCCAGCTCACCTCCTTGCCAacaaaggaagagggggaaccAGATggagatttgttttcttttgaccGTAGGAGAGTCGGCGCGACAACAGTGCAATAAGCAATGCCACAGGACCTCTCTGACACCCAATTGTTTCCTGAGGTTCTGTGTCCGGCCTTCCGGATCGGAAGCTTTTGGGCACCcccccagatgtgtgtgtgtttgttttggatgtGAGAGccgggtgggttttttttttgtaagaaaGCAGGAAGTACATTGACAAAATGcctcttgctcttctgagtgcAGGAGAGGGTGGGAAAGAAAGACACTGAGCAGTGCCACCATCAGTCGGTCATGTTGACAGCAGGCATCCCCGTGTGAGGAGAGAAGGCATGACCTCAACCCCTAACCCCACAAGACTCCACCAACGTGATACAGCCACGTGGAACATTTACATTGAGCCTTTATCATCATGAGTATGAGTATGTGCGGAAACAAGACAGGCAATTAGGTAATTAGGCCATGAGACGTGTTTAGTTGTAGCATCGACCCCCTGCACactttcatttctttgtttggAGCGCGCGTGCACGTCACTGAGTCTCGACTTTTTCGAGAATGTTCCCTTGCCGCCCTCTAGCGAGGAACACACACCAATACACCGCACAAATGCCGTCACATCACAGAGTGGCTTTTAAATGCAAGCTGTATGTATAGACTGGCTGTAGAAAAATACGTCTGTACTTCATCCCGTCATATAATTGAGTCCTttgtaaagagaagaaaaactcCACTCGGGTCTCGCCGATGACCCGGAAGTACTTCGCTTTGTTATGCTAACGATGTGTCATCGACTCATCAGAATTAGGGTGGAAACTGCAAACGTTTGAGAGAAATAAGAGTACGAGGCTCCTGTTAACATTTCTCCGGGGGCCAGTTCACAAAAGTAAGTAGTATAGTCTCGGTGAACAGGCTGTCACAACGTTAGCACGGTAGCGGGAGTCAAGCGGCTAACGCGAAGCTACGTTGCTATCTTCCACAGCTGGGCGGTTAGCTAGCGGGCTAACGGGCTGACTCGCTGTCTCCACTGGGCGCAACGGGGGAGCGATGTCCTGCAGCTTGTTGGAGTTCTGTCGGCTCCAGGAGCTTCACACGGTCAGAGACTACTTGTTCCTGAGCCAGAAAAGCGAgtcggtggaggagaagaaccaAACAGGTAACGATGGGTTACCAGAGACAGGCGGTACACTATGTAGCATGTAGCAACAGAAAGTTACTGTTAACCAACAGTTCCGTTCAGTTAGAAAGTTAAAACTAAGACACCGCGAACCAACATTTTGAGGTCTACTGCTCAAAGTTGGTAATCGACAGTTTCACGGGGTGTCATTGTCTTTACGTTATACTGAAGTAATAAGTCAACTAACGTTAAGACAGTTGGCGAAACCCAAAGGTCGTGACTGTATAAAGCAACGTACAGTTTATGCAAACCTTTCTTTCTCCAAGTGCTGTAAAGTAATCAGATTCAATACGATCGATTTGCCGCTGATCTGACATAATAaccaaacaacaacatgaatatCGTTTAACAACAGCCTGATCACATCATTTAAAGACGATGCTTTGCAAAGAGTGATGTGTGTCTATGAGTCATCCCACGTGAAGCACCTGAACGCCTCACTGCACGTGAACACAACGCACTAAGCATCTCCTTGCTACTGTGCTGTAACACACTGTTAAATGTGTTCATGTTAGTTCCCTGCAGCACTTCTCCTCCCGTGCTGTCATTTAGTCTTATTCAGTTTGTAGAGCATTATTAATATGTCTGTGTTGCAGGTAATATTTCTAAACATGCATAACCAAGAGCTTAGACTTTGGAGTCTATCCCCATTTAACAGTAACAATGAAATTAGTCCCTTTTCTTGGAACCTTTCATATTTGCTGTGTGCTCGCTACCAGAAAGGTTTACCGGATCATATTAAAAGTTAGAATGATGTCACTACTTTTTTCCTATTCACTTCTTACCTAGCGGAAAATGAGTTGTCTTGGGACTCATCGGACTGGGAGGCGACATGGGATGGTGGAGAAAACAAAGATGACGCGGCCACGTCTGCCACAACGGTCTGTCTTCTGTtcattcctttttccttttttacatcGTCAAAACATAAGACAGTATAAAAAAGGGACTCACAGGGAACACAAATCACTTTGGAGGTGTTTTAAGTGGGTATCCCCCATATATTTGCAGATTGACAGGAACAGTGCCCTCCCCTCTTTGCCccacaggtggaggaggtgactgCAGGGCAGAGGGCCCCCTGGCTGCAGGACTGTGTAGTGTCCCTGTCGCCCTGCTCTGACCTGCTGGTAGTGGCCCGCGAACAGAAGGCTGTCTTTCTCTCAGGTGAGACAACGCTCACCACACACTAGAGTTGTCGCAATTCAACCGTCATTGGTCATCATGACACGTTCTGGCAAAGCGTCCTTCAGCTGTCCTCTGTACAGTCCGCCTGTGTTGCATAGTAATAAGCAATATGACAACTAGAGCTGTTCCAAAGCAGTATGGGAAAGGAAAGACCATAAAAGCCCTAAAATGAAGCTGTGGCGTATGCgtatctcccccctctctgttgGCGTAGCACTGgccgggaagggggggggttatacCCTTACAGATTTACAGAAAGGAGATACACTTTGCTGCTAATGATCCGTGATTCTTACAGCTAAGTGGCGTACGGACGACagcggcagagaggagatgacCTTGGCTGTGTCGTGGACTGGAACGCTTAGCACTGACGAAGGGTAAGAGGAAGATGAGACCAACTTAAGGAGGAAGCATCTAAATTGAAAGGGGATATTAGTTTGACTGAGGAAACAAATGGAACCTGAGCTGGTGCACAAGTGCCTCTTCTAAGGTTTATGAGAGAGAGCTGTACAGTGAACCGCATCctactgtgtgttttttctctttgcagagagtgtgtgagcAGCTCCATCTGTATACCGCTGGCCAGCCAGAAAAGGTAATGAATACTCAGAGAAAGAATATGCAGAAGGCTATGTTTAATTGTACatgataaagtgtgtgtgtgtgtgtatgtgtaggaGCTCAACTGGGCGGCCTGATTGGACATGTGTAGTTGTGGGTTTCACTTCCGGCCATGTCCGTTTCTACACCGAGGTACCTTACAAGTCGTTTCTTGGTTGTGATTTACCCCATTTTCAGATATTCAGCGAGTTAAAGTTGAAGTCCAGTGAGTTCAAATGTGCTGCTGGCTGTTTGTCCTCAGAGCGGGGTTCTCCTCCTGGCTCAGCTGCTGCACGAGGACCCTGTGCTGAGGCTCAAGTGTCGCACGTACGAGATCCCTCGTCATCCTGGAGTAACTGAGCAGGTGAGGCTCTTATTGAACACGCGCAGTGAATGAAAATGCTGTTCAGATTCTGAGGAACCGCTTTACATTTTGGCAAAGACACGTATGCTTTTTTTGTCAAGATTTGGATGAGAAGACCTCTGTGCGATGAATGCGGAAAGTGAAGCCATTACCCAGCCACGTTAGCACAGCATCCTCTAGTTGCTTAGCAACATCGCAGGGACTCCCAGAGGTCAGCTCTGACAcataatgctaagctaggcttaGCGTCTTCTGGTTGTAGCTTCATATATAACATACAGACAACAAGTCAGACCAAGAAAATGTTGAACAATtcctttatttcttattttgacttttttttcacactttgtGTGAAGAACTCGCGGTTCTCTTTTCCTGAGcttattcagcaaatgtatgaCTATGGCTTTTTGTCCATCCACAGCATGAAGAGTTAAGCATCCTCTACCCGGCCGCTCTGGTGACTATCGACGGCTTCAGCCTCTTTCAATCTCTGCGCGCCTGCAGGAACCAGGTGGCAAGAGGTACTGCTGCATGTGTGGAACTCAAATTGTAAGATGAGCGTCATGGGGTTCTGGTGATAGACATTGAAAGCATTTGGCCGTGGCCTGACTATGTATTCCTCACCTGTTGGCTGGTGGGGCAGTGTTCAACACAAGGCATTCAGTTACAGAGGAGTACACAAATCCACCActtcctcacacaaacacatacacacttgtGTGCCTTGTGTTCTGAATCGATTCTTGCCTCTTTTAAAGCACAGCTTCCCAGTTTACCTGTTGCCCAATGGGAGAAATATCTGCTAGCTATAAAGGTTTAAATGCCGTTTCATTGTTTAACCAATTGAGAAGAAGTGATTTTTCCATCCAGCCACAGCAGCAGGTAGCGATGTAATccaacctcctcctctggcCTACAAGAAGTGGGCTCTGCAGGACATGGACACCATTGTGGACCACAGTAGTGTGGGTAAGATAGTTCTTTATATCACAGTGATCGGAGGTAATCGTGCCTCTGTACCGCAGCTTCTTCAAATACATATTCAACACATATAACACAGTTATTCTTGCAAACCTCTGACAACAGAACCCTCCGGAGGAAAGTGGCGTCCTATGTGTTTTTGTAGGGCTCTACTCTCTACCACCACTTTACAATCAATTTCAACTTTTGAACTCCAAATCAGATTGAATAAATGATTGACAGGAAAACAGTCACTGCAGCACTAATTCCTgttctctcctcatctctcctgCTGTTAGGCATCATGACGCTGTGTGTGTTCGACCAAATGAAGAATGCATCCGTCCTCGGGGGGTTTAATGCCTCAGTCAAGGGCAGCCCCCCCGCCATGAGCCAGTATGTCACTGTAGGAGGGGGGCCGTACACGGGCTTTTACTATGCGGTAGAGGTGAGCCGGAGAGAGGAAGCCGGGCTGTTTATTCCTCAACAAGTACGACTGTAATGACCAATTGTGAGTGTCTCTGTCTTCTTCAGGGAAGCTCACAGCCTCTTCTCTCTCACGTGGCTCTCGCTGTGGCCAGCAAACTCACCTCCGCCCTCTTCAGTGCTGCCAGGTGTGTGTGATACCTTCAGTAATGAGATCCCTTTTCCTAAAACCACACACTTGTGTCCCTTAATcctttgtttttacagtgtgCTAACTTTCTCTGTGGTCGTGCTTCCTAatgcctctctgctgctgttcttcCTCCCAGTGGATGGCTTGGTTGGAACAGGCACAAGAATGAAGAGGAGGCTGTTCAGAAACAGAAGCCCAAGGTGGAGCCTGCCACACCCTTGGGGATCAGGTATCCATAACATCTTGACACAAATGCAGCGACGcccttttgtgcctttttaataTTAGCAATGAGAAGCTTCTTGCTTTCTTTAAAATCGGACCTCCTCCACCCAGATTTGGTCTCCCAGACTCCCGTCGTCATGGCGAGTCCGTCTGCCTGTCCCCATGCAACACGCTGGCGGGAGTAACGGACGACTTTGGTCGAGTCACTCTGCTGGACTTGGCTCGGGGCATTGCCATCCGCATGTGGAAAGGTGTGGTAGTAAGATCTGATCTAACCCTTTAAGCAAAGAGACGAAGACATTTGTCTTTTACGTTCCATTTCTCTTGCCTCCTTATCACAAAATATGAATAGGCCATCTGTCTAACATTCATAGCCGCCGGCTTTAACATCACAAGGCCATTCATGGATTTAACTCAACTGCAGGTTACCGAGATGCTCAGCTGGGTTGGCTGCAGGTTCCGGAGGAGCGCGGTGATCGGGAGttctccccctctgcctcccttcccAGACGCCATGCGCTCTTCCTGGTCATCTACGCGCCCCGCAGGGGGATCCTGGAGGTGTGGGGGATGCAGCAGGGGCCTCGGGTTGGAGCATTCACTGTGGGCAAACACTGCAGGTATGAACAGCGCTAGAAAATAGCCACTACTCTGCCTCAAGAGCATCACAAAGGAAGCCGTATGAGTGCATTTGACTATGCACCTCTACAGAAGACAACCCTGTACACTCTGATACTTAAGGGCAGGAAGACTGGGTAACGACACACAATATAATGGGTGTAAAATGTGTCTGCTTTGTGCGTGTGCACTTTCAGGTTGCTGTATGCTGGCTACCGTCTGATGGGGGTGAACAGTGTGACCAGTAAGGGCTGGCAGCTCCACACCCAGCAGGTGTGCCTGCTGGATACCAACACAGGAGCACTGAGGACTGTAAACATCCCCTTCCATCTGGCCCTCAGGTTGGTTCACAGACGCCCATGAACTGCGTTTTCAATCAAAATAATGCTTTAAACTCTTATCACTCTGGTTTAAACTGTACAAAAAGTTACGCTCTTTTTTATTCTATaaccagcagcagaaaatgttgtttgtttgttttagataTGGCTTTTGTTGTACAGTAGCAGAGCTTGCATATGTGTTAAGGGGGTACTTTACATGCAGGGTTTCCTTACCCAAACACCAGCTAGCAGTTCTTAGTATTTACAGTTAAGGATGAAGTCTGTTGCTTTTGTGATTTTTCATCTTCCAATGCTTTGTTAATAGAAGCGACTGGTTCGTTTGAGTTTGCACTTCTCATATATTAACGGACATTGTCCAATAATCACGGAGCATACCTCATGCACGTATTCCCGTATCTGCAGTTAAGTGTATTTGTAGGTCACTCAAGGTCACACAAAGTCACTCAATGAAGATCCTACGAAAGAATTGTGATGTACAGTAATGCAACTGGACTTTCACCATTTACTTTCTCAACCAAGGTTTTCTGCCACAACGTGAAACGTCTTCATAttgtcacaaaaacacaactttatCCGTTTTTCCTGTTTCAGTGACAAGAAAAGCGAGCGAGCCAAGGACATGCACCTGATAAAGCGACTGACCACCATGctgaggagcagagaggtggaGCCTGGTGAGAGATGCAGGCGTTGGATCTGACTGCAGATGTGGATGCCTGACAGCTTTGAGTCTGTGTGCCTACTCATCCTTTTCTTTGCAGACCTTCTGGAGAGCGAAGCCAAAAGTGTGCTGCTGGATATCAAGCACCCCGCCGTTAAGAAGCaggtacaaacagagacacaaaacaaactgacaGAGAGGCCTGTTGTCTCCATGGTAACGGTCAAATCTCCTTCCAGGCTTTGGAGTCTCTGCTGTCAAACAAAAACGCTCCGGTCTCGTGTCTTATTAACGTCACGTCTGCCTTAAATGACAGTCTGAAGCAACAAGGTAACGTGACGCTTTACTCTGAAGAACAAGTACCGCACTGTATATGTAAGATGCAGTGCACATGTCGTACAATGGTTCATACCGGCTTGTATCTGTTCATCACAGACCCGGAGGAAGTGGATGCAGCCTTACTCCAGCTTTGCTCCTCACAGCTGAAATTGCTTCAGCTCTACACCGACATCCAGGAGCTGCACTCCGGTGGAGACAGAGACGCCTGCCCTGAAGACGTGAGGACACGCGCATGCACCAATGTAAAGCTGTAATATATTATACAAAACTACCAAATATATAATGTTTGGCTTAAAACATGAGGTTGATGCTACTGCGACTAGTTAGGGCAGTATTGTTGTTAggttatcattattattacttcACGGTGGTCTGCCCACCCAGCAGGACTCCCTCGACGGCATAGAAGATGAACTGTCCCGCGTTGGACCCACCTTGCAACGCTACGCCCATCTCGCCGCAAGACCCAGTGTCTCCTTCGCCCAGGACTCACCGGACTCCCCCATGCCGGCACGAGTCTTTCTCTCCCAGATGGAGTGCACCGAGGACGAGGGGCTGAGGGTCACCCGCGGCTCTGAAGCCCAATGGAACCATCTAGGTACGCAACACATGTCTGCACATTGTGTGACCTGAACTTCACGCTGAGTCTGCGAAGCTGATACGGGGACACCATCCAGAAAAAGACATGTGTCGCATTTGGTTTGTCTCAGTGTAACACTCCCAAATGAATTGATGCATACGTCCTGTCTGTTTGAGTGTCTGTCTCACATCAGTGGACTTCTATTGGTCTGATTTACACAAGGAACACTGGAGGTTGTGGACAGGCACAGCTCACTAACAGGCTGAGGACTTTGCTCTTTGTCCTTTGCAGGGAACTTCATGTTTTGGGGTTGTCTGTGTGGAAAGAGCCCCCCACATGAAGTCTGTGACGCGCTGCAGCAGGCCGGCATCAgtccacagcagctgctggTAAGACGGAGGAAAAGAtcggttgtgttttgttttgctaatGGAGGTAAGAGTGTGGTGAGCAGCTGATGAATTGTGACACTGGACTAATGTAATTATCACATGTCGTTTGTGTTACTTTCTATTGGAAATTGTTaatattgttgttttaaataagCATGTTGCCATTCGACCCCACAGAGCTTATCATTTGATAATTACCGTTGTAATTTAGTACGGAAGCACTATCGATGTCTATTCcacacctgctcctcttccttccaGTCTCTCTTGCTGAGCGtgtggctgcagagagagaaggaggtgctACAGAAACCACAAGAGGCTGTTAGAAATCTACACACGCTGCTCAGCGCCATCAGCGACATGAAAGGTTTGTGCACGCGCGTGCCGACTcattcacaaaagtgaggaacGAGGGGGGGCGGAGACCGTTAACGCTTCGTCTTTCCAGGAGCAGTGGAGGAGTCGTGGGACCTCCAGTCCGTCTCTCCCTGGTGGCAGCAAGTCCGCTCCACATGCATCCAGTCCCACAACGCTGCTGCCGCTCTGCTGGCCGCCTTCGTGGCTCACCGTGCTGCCAAGGCGAGCATCACGAGCCGGGGGGACAGCAAGGTAGGGGGAAGtctcatgcacacgcacacacacacacacacacacaaggctgcACTCATCAGTCTATGCTTATTACTCCCCTTCTTCCCCCACCCTGTAACTACTAGAATAATAAGAAGCCACTAAAGCCACACTCGCTGACTcggtgtgttggtgtgcaaCAGTTTCAGTCGGAGTGGGAGGCGgtgtccctggagctggagcagTGGGTGGTGTGTGTTCACCAGCTGGAGGACGTGCTGGTGCTGCAGACTCTGCTTTTGATGCCTCCTCCTCagggagcagcagggggcgcaGCAGCACAGTGCTCCATCAAAACGCTGCTGGAAGGAGGCACAGGTAAGCTGTGAAGGAGAGTATCCTCAGGGAGGTGTGGGGGCGGAcatctgttttatttctttcatttcacttcCCTGTTATGCTGCGTTCACGCCAAAAGCGAAGCAACTCATTcgcgcgagtagattccatgtaaagtcaacGCACAGACGCGTCTGGTCGCGAACGAGGAGAATTTTAAACGGGCGGCGTGAATGACGCAAAAAAGCGAAACGAGTGAAGCAAATAAATCGCTTTTATTCGCTGTCTAGcaaaagccaatcagcgttgagatgctccgctcgcCATCACCGCCGCCCTGCTGCCACAGCGTGAATACACGTTATTAAACTGAGACACACGCAGCTGAGACTGAACGCTTGTAACTTAGTTTGTCTCTAACCGAGAGACACAACgggtcatcagaccggctgctggtccgcctgaagcagcgctggaagccgcagtcatccagacgcgcCTCCTGGAGGAGTCTGTGACATTCAAGCTGTGTGCGCCGACGGATGACGTCATGAACCCGAACACtgcgtttgtgtaattcacacaacaaataaagagcagcaatagtggttatttatttccatggtggatagcggaaattattataactgtctttacggagacacgTAACGGAGATGAAACCACGCCCCCTTTCAAGCGAAGTAACTGCAACTAGTCGGGCGAGTAAACTGGGGCGAAAACGAAAGCATTAAAgcctttttctccctttttctgttttttagttTCCATTAACTACTAAAGCTGCAGGAGGCAAGTGAGAAAAAAGATCTGGCCATCCGTTTTTCTCTGATCTTAACAGAACAGAAGAATAAATACTAATTATAATTCATAAGTGGATTGCATAAAAGAATAATTATTGCGAACAAACACCTCTGTACCTTGTATCCGAAGTGCATGGAAGAAAACATGATCTAAATAGATCCTAGTTTATTGGTGCGCTTCAGCCTCTTGTGGCCAACATGAATATTACAACAACAATGTCACTTGACAAAACCTTTTTCATCAAaggatatttatttcattattttgggGGGGATAATAATTCAATCTTAGAGTGTGGCTCCGTGAAAGAGATCGAATATTTGTGTGGTCTTCCTGTTGTACGTGTGTAAAGGTGGCATCGCCGACAGCGTCTCCAAGTGGGTGTTCAGACACGATCTGGCCCCGGAGCGACTGAAGGATCTTCTCCAAAAGAAAGAAGACCGAGAGGGAGATGATGGGAGAGCTGAACAAAGGGCtggagaagaaggaaaggagaaggacgagaccaaagaagacacagacAGGACAGCAGGTCAGGACTAAGAACCGGACCGCAACATCCAGATGTTGACATACGTGTGGCTAGTAATTCTACAGAGGCTCCCAAGTTACATCTGTTGATGCAGTACACGCCTCTCCATACATTCTAatgtaatccgtgtgtggcctcCGTGTTTTCCAGAGCTGCTGGTGGCAGTGTGCCAGCGGTTCCCACACTCCCTCTCACCCGACCTGCTCTTTGCCCACTGCTGCTGGGAATATGTCGTACAGTGGAACAAAGACCCTGaggtgcacgcgcacacgcaagCCTTGTGTTCATAGTTCAAAATATGTGAGACAGCCATTCaatgttgtaaaaataaatgattatgttCCGTTAACTTGCTGCCACAAGCTGGTTTTACCAAAGTGCAGGAAGGCAGCTTTTCCAAGGAACACGATGGCCAATAACCAACCGCCTTCTGATCTTACATGTGGACCTGTGACTCTTCCCAGGAGGACCGATACTTCTGGTTGGCCGTTGAACATCTGAAGCTAGTCTCCAGTCCACACATCCAACTAGGTGAAGGGGCCCCCACAGTAAAGCTGTGTGAGTTTCTGGAAATATGCACCACTCGTGATAACGCTGACTTGTTTGAATGTTATCACAGGTATTTCTGCGATGATGTGGAGCACGTTCATTGTCAAGCGTTTCTCAGCAGCAGCCTTCCTCATGGAGAAGGTAGGTCATGCACAGGAAGTTCACCCTGAGTCTTTACTATGGGAGGCTATGTATGAAATGTAAGCACCTCCTGTTCCCAGGTGGGGAAGGCACCCAAAGATCGCTTATGTCGACGGGTAAGTACGTGTGGATTTGATAAGATTCTTTTCGCAGTGGTTCACTCACAGTATCCAGCTGCATGTTTGAAGGACGTGCGTTTGCGTGTGCAGGATGTCGGGATGGGAGACAAAGCCGTGACGTCGTTCCTGGGCTGCTgtgtccagctgctgcagatccTCATGGAGGTGACTGGAGTGTTGGTTAAAAATCAGAGCCGTTTGTCTTTTATTGATTACTATGTAAGTAAAGCGATTACAGGGGGGAAGCATGGAGAAACCCGCCACTACTAACCACACGGGGTACTGTCACATCGTTATGCAAGCTGCTAGCtagcaagtgtgtgtgcgctggggGCTTACCGAGAGTTACACACTTGCATGCCCACGTGTTGATGTTGAAGTGAAACATCGTTCC belongs to Gasterosteus aculeatus chromosome 15, fGasAcu3.hap1.1, whole genome shotgun sequence and includes:
- the rab3gap2 gene encoding rab3 GTPase-activating protein non-catalytic subunit isoform X9, whose protein sequence is MSCSLLEFCRLQELHTVRDYLFLSQKSESVEEKNQTAENELSWDSSDWEATWDGGENKDDAATSATTVEEVTAGQRAPWLQDCVVSLSPCSDLLVVAREQKAVFLSAKWRTDDSGREEMTLAVSWTGTLSTDEGECVSSSICIPLASQKRSSTGRPDWTCVVVGFTSGHVRFYTESGVLLLAQLLHEDPVLRLKCRTYEIPRHPGVTEQHEELSILYPAALVTIDGFSLFQSLRACRNQVARATAAGSDVIQPPPLAYKKWALQDMDTIVDHSSVGIMTLCVFDQMKNASVLGGFNASVKGSPPAMSQYVTVGGGPYTGFYYAVEGSSQPLLSHVALAVASKLTSALFSAASGWLGWNRHKNEEEAVQKQKPKVEPATPLGIRFGLPDSRRHGESVCLSPCNTLAGVTDDFGRVTLLDLARGIAIRMWKGYRDAQLGWLQVPEERGDREFSPSASLPRRHALFLVIYAPRRGILEVWGMQQGPRVGAFTVGKHCRLLYAGYRLMGVNSVTSKGWQLHTQQVCLLDTNTGALRTVNIPFHLALSDKKSERAKDMHLIKRLTTMLRSREVEPDLLESEAKSVLLDIKHPAVKKQALESLLSNKNAPVSCLINVTSALNDSLKQQDPEEVDAALLQLCSSQLKLLQLYTDIQELHSGGDRDACPEDDSLDGIEDELSRVGPTLQRYAHLAARPSVSFAQDSPDSPMPARVFLSQMECTEDEGLRVTRGSEAQWNHLGNFMFWGCLCGKSPPHEVCDALQQAGISPQQLLSLLLSVWLQREKEVLQKPQEAVRNLHTLLSAISDMKGAVEESWDLQSVSPWWQQVRSTCIQSHNAAAALLAAFVAHRAAKASITSRGDSKFQSEWEAVSLELEQWVVCVHQLEDVLVLQTLLLMPPPQGAAGGAAAQCSIKTLLEGGTGGIADSVSKWVFRHDLAPERLKDLLQKKEDREGDDGRAEQRAGEEGKEKDETKEDTDRTAELLVAVCQRFPHSLSPDLLFAHCCWEYVVQWNKDPEEDRYFWLAVEHLKLVSSPHIQLGISAMMWSTFIVKRFSAAAFLMEKVGKAPKDRLCRRDVGMGDKAVTSFLGCCVQLLQILMEADSAVEEVSPPELSVEEAWCGAEGPASLAELALEQRGIHYPLVQHHCLLASLLHAVMTFGLKVKPLSLFDSKGKNAFFRDLTTIQLMPSGDMDPGLVSLRQEFLLRLLTAWVQAIQDPSSSAPATKSPPVPSGGPTADWWPSLCLELGSLMQVNPDILRRHIVCELYNQGLDLRAEEVMLEVEDKDVLGSQLLVLTGQRLSYLLLHSQSQTQAAMELLARLPPTLCTWLKAMDPGELRCPLVPLSQTSRLVGRLVEILPENHAQYSLALHLLEAVDALTTEG